One Candidatus Bathyanammoxibius amoris DNA segment encodes these proteins:
- a CDS encoding MBL fold metallo-hydrolase: MILETLEVGPLAVNCYVLGSREGGEGVVIDPGDEPEEIIRAVAEHKLLGKIRYILATHGHFDHVGATKKLKEELPSARFLIHKLDVELLDILKDQAGYFGCPEVEKPHVDGYVADGDTISFDGIDLKVAHTPGHSSGGVCYLTDGKAFVGDTLFAGSVGRTDFPGCSAEELVNSIRGKLLPLGEDVVVYPGHGPSTTIGEEMRSNPFLTGSYF; encoded by the coding sequence ATGATACTCGAAACACTTGAGGTCGGTCCGCTTGCGGTAAATTGTTACGTCCTCGGCTCGCGAGAGGGCGGGGAAGGGGTTGTTATAGACCCCGGCGACGAGCCGGAGGAAATTATCCGGGCGGTCGCCGAGCATAAACTTCTGGGCAAGATACGGTATATCCTGGCCACTCACGGCCATTTTGACCATGTGGGTGCCACAAAAAAACTTAAGGAGGAACTTCCTTCCGCGCGCTTCCTTATCCACAAGCTCGACGTGGAACTGCTGGACATACTCAAAGACCAGGCCGGTTACTTCGGCTGTCCGGAGGTAGAGAAACCGCACGTGGACGGATACGTGGCCGACGGTGACACCATAAGCTTTGACGGTATAGATTTGAAGGTGGCACACACGCCCGGCCACTCCAGTGGCGGGGTCTGTTACCTTACTGACGGCAAGGCGTTCGTGGGCGATACCCTGTTTGCCGGCTCTGTGGGCCGCACCGATTTTCCCGGATGCTCCGCCGAAGAACTGGTAAACTCTATACGCGGTAAACTCCTGCCCCTGGGGGAAGACGTGGTGGTCTATCCGGGTCATGGTCCTTCCACCACCATCGGCGAGGAGATGCGTTCGAACCCGTTCCTTACCGGGTCTTATTTTTGA
- a CDS encoding fumarate hydratase — translation MRTVDTGTITETIKRLCVSANHELNDDLISALEEALKREESPVGRDVLSQILENARISRQGILPACQDTGATVVFARIGQDVRFAGGDFGESIQKGVSEGYKGGYLRASMVKDPFQRTNTGDNTPCMIHSEVVAGDALSLTVMAKGGGCENQSRIAILTPAAGRQGVIDFVVDVVRQGAARACPPNIIGVGLGGTFDTCALLAKKSLLRPVGSHNEDTIMRELEEELLDRINDLGIGPQGLGGRVTALAVHVEQSPCHIASLTVAVNVECHSHRVKSASI, via the coding sequence ATGCGGACCGTAGACACAGGAACCATTACGGAAACAATTAAAAGACTCTGCGTCTCAGCCAACCATGAGCTGAACGATGACCTCATATCGGCCCTGGAAGAGGCCCTCAAGAGAGAGGAATCCCCGGTGGGGCGTGACGTCCTGTCGCAGATACTGGAGAACGCGCGCATCTCCCGGCAGGGAATTTTACCGGCATGTCAGGACACGGGGGCCACCGTTGTGTTCGCGCGGATAGGACAGGACGTGAGGTTCGCGGGCGGGGATTTTGGTGAGTCTATACAGAAGGGGGTATCGGAAGGATATAAAGGCGGTTACCTGAGGGCGTCTATGGTAAAGGACCCGTTCCAGCGGACGAATACGGGCGACAACACCCCCTGTATGATACATTCAGAGGTGGTGGCGGGCGACGCACTTAGTCTGACGGTGATGGCCAAGGGCGGGGGCTGCGAGAACCAGAGCCGTATCGCAATACTCACGCCCGCTGCGGGAAGGCAGGGGGTAATAGATTTCGTGGTAGACGTGGTCAGGCAGGGAGCGGCAAGGGCCTGTCCGCCAAACATAATCGGCGTTGGTCTTGGCGGCACATTTGACACGTGCGCCCTTCTGGCGAAAAAGTCACTCTTAAGGCCGGTTGGAAGTCACAACGAAGATACCATCATGCGTGAGCTGGAGGAGGAACTCCTTGACAGGATAAACGACCTGGGTATAGGCCCCCAGGGGCTCGGGGGCAGGGTAACCGCCCTGGCCGTCCACGTGGAGCAATCTCCCTGTCATATCGCCAGCCTGACGGTGGCGGTTAACGTTGAGTGCCACTCCCACCGGGTGAAGTCAGCCAGTATTTAG
- a CDS encoding YHS domain-containing protein: MRLMSLSILVLISVLFMGPAPAAMAEKVFDPVCKIKIEEEDDTTIQAEYDGKVYSFCSGECFDQFKAYPDNYACACPPESEVCAHCGGSEARCKCTVESCRCGSEESGGHKHH, translated from the coding sequence ATGAGATTGATGTCGTTATCCATTCTGGTTCTCATATCGGTTTTATTTATGGGTCCTGCGCCCGCGGCGATGGCCGAAAAGGTCTTTGACCCCGTGTGCAAGATTAAGATTGAGGAAGAGGACGACACCACCATCCAGGCGGAATACGACGGGAAGGTGTACAGCTTCTGTTCAGGAGAGTGTTTCGACCAGTTTAAGGCCTACCCCGACAACTATGCCTGCGCCTGCCCGCCGGAAAGCGAGGTCTGCGCCCATTGCGGCGGCAGTGAGGCAAGATGCAAATGCACGGTTGAAAGCTGCCGCTGCGGCTCGGAAGAATCCGGGGGACATAAACACCACTAG
- a CDS encoding YkgJ family cysteine cluster protein, translating into MTKKAGSKTKPALPENNNPCGDCDACCWYVSVEIDKPVTKTEVEDIKFYIYHKGCSVYIDEENDWYILFEARCDKLGPDGMCTIHEERPPICRAFAREDCHEQDLHDSHKVAFHTVKALMRYIKKARPKFYKKYYSSKKRNNRPKARR; encoded by the coding sequence ATGACAAAGAAAGCCGGCTCAAAGACGAAACCGGCGCTTCCAGAAAATAATAATCCTTGCGGAGACTGCGACGCCTGCTGCTGGTACGTATCGGTGGAGATAGACAAGCCTGTCACAAAGACCGAGGTCGAGGACATCAAGTTTTACATCTACCATAAGGGCTGTAGTGTCTACATCGACGAGGAAAACGACTGGTACATACTGTTTGAGGCCAGGTGCGACAAACTGGGACCGGACGGAATGTGCACGATACATGAGGAACGCCCTCCCATCTGCAGGGCCTTTGCGCGTGAAGATTGTCACGAGCAGGACCTCCACGACTCACATAAAGTGGCCTTTCACACCGTAAAAGCTCTGATGAGATACATTAAGAAGGCCAGGCCGAAGTTTTATAAAAAGTATTACTCCTCAAAAAAAAGAAATAACAGGCCGAAAGCGAGACGCTAA